The genomic segment GTGACCCACTCGGTCCCGTCGGAACCTCTGCCCGCCCCCGACGTCGTCTGGACGGTGACCGACCATCTCGGGACGCCGAGGATCCAGACCGACTCGACCGGCGCGATCGTCTGGCACGCCGAGCACGAGCCGTACGGCCGTATCTACCTGCTGCGCGAAGGGGAGGGACGCCACCAGCCGCTCCGCTTCCCCGGCCAGGAGGCCGAACAGCTCGGCCTTAATGCACCCAACGGCAGTACGGACCGGAACTACAACATCTTCAGATGGTATCGAGCGGGGGAAGGGCGGTATACACAAGGTGATCCACTGGGGCTTATCGGTGATGTGAATCTGTATCGATACTCAATGAACAGACCTCTGCTTGTGATCGATAGACTGGGCATGGCCCCATGCGAGAAGGACCCCTCTCTGGTCGGCTGCATGTATATGGGCTCGACATGCTGTGCGCAGAAATGTATTGACGACCTCCAGTGGATGGTATGTCAGACAAAGAAGAATAAGAAGGATTTCACGATCATCGGAGTTGTGAGCGGCGCCTCCGTCGGCGCAGGCGTTGGACTAAGCATAGGAGGACCGGTAGGAGTGTGTGTTGGAGCGGTGGTGGGCGGAGTGGTTGGTGGCGTGGGAGGCTATACGCTAGGAAAGGAATGGGGCGTAG from the Acidobacteriota bacterium genome contains:
- a CDS encoding RHS domain-containing protein produces the protein VTHSVPSEPLPAPDVVWTVTDHLGTPRIQTDSTGAIVWHAEHEPYGRIYLLREGEGRHQPLRFPGQEAEQLGLNAPNGSTDRNYNIFRWYRAGEGRYTQGDPLGLIGDVNLYRYSMNRPLLVIDRLGMAPCEKDPSLVGCMYMGSTCCAQKCIDDLQWMVCQTKKNKKDFTIIGVVSGASVGAGVGLSIGGPVGVCVGAVVGGVVGGVGGYTLGKEWGVAEDLWWIYFKDCMAHCGQSCKKDDQCHLKNQFNELTKDL